Proteins co-encoded in one Candidatus Ozemobacteraceae bacterium genomic window:
- the ftsH gene encoding ATP-dependent zinc metalloprotease FtsH — MKEQAPKMKTIALYVLLLIIFLTAFTNIANTKKVEKIKYSEFLKMLGQKANPRVMSVKINDREITGQAVSTNLLSPEKGAVQMQFQTIVPDDPGIMQIIRDSGVTIEAEPPAQMSWWLNLLINWFPFILLIGAWIYILQKMQGGGAKALSFGKSRARMVDTTEKRVMFKDVAGTEEAKQDLEEVVDFLKDPKKFTELGAKIPRGVLLYGPPGTGKTLLARAVAGEANVPFFNISGSEFVEMFVGVGASRVRDLFEQARKNAPCIVFMDEIDAVGRQRGAGLGGGHDEREQTLNQLLVEMDGFDNTKGIILVAATNRPDVLDPALLRPGRFDRRIVVDQPDLKGREEILKIHTRDKPIADDVELSVLARRTPGFVGADLANLANEAAILAARYGRRVIHMNDFEESIDRVIAGSERKSRIISEKEKKNTAFHEMGHALVAVALPDTDPVHKVTIIPRGMALGMTMQLPLEDKLTVSRTQLTNQICVLLGGRIAEELMFGELTSGAKNDIERATKIARKMVCELGMSDEIGPLYLTDDDHAIFLGRDFNRRRDISEETAKKIDSEVRRLIDTSYQKARDILTAMKADLERISLVLLQRETISGAELKDLLDGKELPPLRAEPPKPEAPAAPTPTEPADTPSWPGTTDSESPEPAR; from the coding sequence ATGAAAGAACAAGCCCCGAAAATGAAGACGATCGCGCTGTATGTGCTGCTGCTGATCATCTTTCTGACAGCTTTCACCAACATCGCAAACACGAAAAAGGTCGAAAAAATCAAGTATTCCGAGTTTCTCAAGATGCTCGGCCAGAAAGCCAACCCGCGCGTCATGAGCGTCAAGATCAACGACCGCGAGATCACCGGCCAGGCCGTCAGCACCAACCTGCTTTCGCCCGAAAAGGGTGCCGTGCAGATGCAGTTCCAGACCATCGTCCCCGACGACCCGGGGATCATGCAGATCATCCGCGACAGCGGCGTCACGATCGAAGCCGAGCCGCCGGCACAGATGTCGTGGTGGCTGAACCTGCTGATCAACTGGTTCCCCTTCATCCTGCTGATCGGCGCCTGGATCTACATCCTGCAGAAAATGCAGGGCGGCGGCGCCAAGGCCCTCAGCTTCGGCAAAAGCCGGGCCCGCATGGTCGACACGACCGAAAAGCGCGTCATGTTCAAAGACGTGGCGGGGACCGAAGAAGCCAAACAGGACCTCGAGGAAGTCGTCGACTTCCTGAAAGACCCGAAGAAGTTCACCGAGCTCGGCGCGAAGATCCCGCGCGGCGTCCTGCTCTACGGGCCGCCAGGCACCGGCAAGACCCTGCTCGCGCGCGCCGTGGCGGGCGAGGCGAACGTGCCGTTCTTCAACATCTCCGGCTCCGAGTTCGTCGAGATGTTCGTCGGCGTCGGCGCCAGCCGCGTCCGCGACCTGTTCGAACAGGCCCGCAAGAACGCCCCCTGCATCGTCTTCATGGATGAAATCGACGCGGTCGGCCGCCAGCGCGGCGCCGGCCTCGGCGGCGGCCACGACGAGCGCGAGCAGACGCTGAACCAGCTTCTGGTCGAGATGGACGGCTTCGACAACACCAAGGGCATCATCCTCGTGGCCGCCACGAACCGCCCCGACGTGCTCGACCCCGCCCTGCTGCGTCCCGGCCGGTTCGACCGCCGCATCGTCGTCGACCAGCCCGACCTGAAGGGCCGCGAAGAAATCCTCAAGATCCACACCCGCGACAAGCCGATCGCCGACGACGTCGAATTGTCGGTACTGGCGCGCCGCACCCCCGGCTTCGTCGGGGCCGACCTGGCGAACCTCGCCAACGAGGCGGCGATTCTCGCGGCCCGGTACGGCCGCCGCGTCATCCACATGAACGACTTCGAAGAGTCGATCGACCGCGTCATCGCCGGATCGGAACGCAAGAGCCGCATCATCTCCGAAAAAGAAAAGAAGAACACGGCGTTCCACGAGATGGGCCACGCCCTCGTCGCCGTCGCGCTTCCCGACACCGATCCCGTCCACAAGGTCACGATCATCCCGCGCGGCATGGCGCTCGGCATGACCATGCAGCTGCCGCTCGAGGACAAACTCACCGTCTCGCGCACCCAGCTCACCAACCAGATCTGCGTGCTGCTCGGCGGCCGCATCGCCGAAGAATTGATGTTCGGCGAGCTGACGTCGGGCGCGAAAAACGACATCGAGCGCGCCACGAAAATCGCCCGCAAGATGGTCTGCGAGCTTGGCATGAGCGACGAGATCGGCCCTCTCTACCTGACCGACGACGATCACGCGATTTTCCTGGGACGCGACTTCAACCGCCGCCGCGACATCTCCGAGGAAACCGCCAAGAAGATCGACAGCGAAGTCCGGCGCCTGATCGACACGTCATATCAGAAGGCCCGCGACATCCTCACCGCGATGAAAGCCGACCTGGAGCGGATTTCTCTCGTCCTTCTCCAGAGGGAAACGATCTCCGGCGCCGAACTGAAAGACCTGCTCGACGGAAAGGAACTCCCGCCGCTCCGTGCCGAGCCGCCAAAGCCCGAGGCTCCGGCGGCGCCCACCCCGACCGAACCGGCGGATACTCCGTCATGGCCGGGCACGACCGACTCGGAATCCCCTGAACCGGCCCGCTGA
- the wecB gene encoding UDP-N-acetylglucosamine 2-epimerase (non-hydrolyzing), whose amino-acid sequence MSASKSLLFVLGTRPEVVKLAPVIREARSRPGVTATVLHTGQHREMAAEMFGLFGITPDIDLAVMQPNQTLFSVSAKILEGLDAVLRERRFDTILVQGDTTTAFLGALAGYYTKTRVAHVEAGLRTHDKFSPYPEEMNRRLAGALTDIHFPPTARAKNNLLAEGYQEDRIVVTGNTVIDALLWALEMPYTPSPELEPLLNGPGRMVLATTHRRESFGEPHRRVFQAFLQIADEFPDVRFIFPVHPNPNVRAEVARQLGNHPRIHLLAPLGYLDFIHAMSAATIILSDSGGVQEEAPTLKKPVLVLRDQTERPEGLETGCLKLVGTDTEKIFGEAKRLLTDVSYYQNMIKSPNPYGDGLASKRIIDNVISKIS is encoded by the coding sequence ATGAGCGCATCGAAAAGCCTGCTTTTCGTTCTCGGTACCCGCCCCGAAGTCGTGAAACTCGCCCCGGTCATTCGGGAAGCCCGTTCGCGGCCTGGCGTGACGGCCACCGTCCTCCACACCGGTCAGCATCGGGAAATGGCCGCTGAGATGTTCGGGCTTTTCGGCATCACCCCCGACATCGACCTTGCCGTGATGCAGCCGAACCAGACCCTGTTCTCGGTTTCGGCAAAAATTCTCGAAGGTCTCGATGCCGTTCTGCGCGAACGCCGCTTCGACACGATTCTCGTCCAGGGCGACACGACAACCGCCTTTCTCGGAGCGCTCGCCGGCTATTATACAAAGACCCGCGTCGCTCACGTCGAGGCGGGCCTGCGAACCCACGACAAGTTCAGCCCGTATCCCGAGGAAATGAACCGCCGGCTCGCCGGCGCGCTCACGGATATCCACTTTCCGCCCACAGCCCGCGCGAAAAACAATCTTCTGGCGGAAGGCTACCAGGAAGACCGGATCGTCGTCACCGGCAACACCGTCATCGACGCCCTGCTGTGGGCTCTCGAAATGCCCTACACGCCGTCTCCTGAGCTGGAACCCCTGTTGAACGGTCCCGGCCGGATGGTTCTCGCTACGACGCACCGGCGGGAAAGCTTCGGGGAACCGCATCGCCGGGTCTTCCAGGCATTTCTCCAGATCGCTGACGAGTTCCCGGATGTTCGATTCATCTTCCCGGTGCATCCGAACCCGAACGTCAGGGCGGAAGTCGCCCGCCAGCTGGGTAACCACCCCCGAATTCACCTGCTCGCGCCGCTCGGATATCTCGATTTCATCCACGCCATGTCGGCCGCCACGATCATCCTCTCGGATTCAGGCGGCGTCCAGGAAGAAGCCCCGACGTTGAAAAAACCGGTCCTGGTCCTGCGCGATCAAACAGAACGCCCGGAAGGTCTCGAAACCGGATGCCTGAAGCTCGTGGGAACGGATACGGAAAAGATTTTTGGAGAAGCCAAAAGGCTTTTGACAGACGTCTCATATTATCAAAATATGATTAAAAGCCCAAATCCTTATGGCGACGGGCTTGCATCTAAACGAATAATTGATAATGTAATCAGTAAAATCAGCTAA
- a CDS encoding N-acetylmuramoyl-L-alanine amidase, translating to MNNNVDLLIILFILSLFCLLPLFSQDLPVGIVVDPGHPSENGLGAQTKHGVREVDLNWEFSMALHEALSRNSTFQPLLTKRSVEEVVTNRRRAEIANEASASLMVRIHCDSGRGHGLTMYYPSGPGKLGTDEGPPAEVCSASAHLATHLQNVLEKRLEEVFRVNPLRTDRQTAIGSRQGALTGSIFSRVPVVTVELGYLDNPADVAFLTATDTRRLLVEALAEGIRTYPGFSSTP from the coding sequence GTGAACAATAATGTTGATTTACTCATTATTCTATTTATATTATCATTATTTTGTTTGCTACCTTTGTTTTCCCAGGACCTTCCCGTAGGAATTGTCGTTGATCCCGGGCATCCGTCTGAAAATGGTCTCGGGGCTCAAACAAAACATGGGGTCAGAGAGGTTGATCTCAACTGGGAGTTTTCCATGGCCCTGCATGAGGCCTTGTCCCGAAACTCCACATTCCAGCCCCTTCTCACCAAACGATCCGTTGAGGAGGTTGTCACTAATCGCCGTCGGGCGGAGATCGCCAACGAGGCATCCGCGTCTCTCATGGTGCGTATCCACTGTGACAGCGGACGAGGCCACGGGCTCACCATGTATTATCCTTCCGGCCCTGGAAAACTCGGCACGGACGAAGGACCACCCGCGGAGGTTTGTTCTGCAAGCGCACATCTGGCCACGCATCTGCAGAACGTCCTTGAAAAGCGTCTTGAAGAGGTTTTCAGGGTGAACCCCCTGAGAACCGATCGCCAGACCGCCATCGGTTCCCGCCAGGGTGCTCTTACAGGGTCGATCTTCAGCCGCGTTCCGGTCGTGACCGTCGAACTCGGGTATCTCGACAATCCGGCCGACGTCGCCTTCCTGACCGCGACTGACACCCGGCGCTTGCTCGTCGAAGCGCTTGCAGAGGGCATCAGGACGTATCCCGGTTTTTCCTCGACTCCCTGA
- a CDS encoding Ig-like domain-containing protein, translating into MQQYRRIALAAALGAVLLSFGCGGGVGDDPFGQALNGSTGVVSGRVLDNGLIASGRVAAAAPTGQPLSGASVWIEELPDRSAVSSSDGRFTIDNLPVGTTYHLIVRHNDISKGIFRSRSEGITLSDQQRERQLDLGIRRADRAVTMIVRDSEGNPMTGGTVTFWGETQTADSQGRVTVQMPADTSLDILAAAPGKEPVTVPVTFEANSQGEIAIGLQTTGSVNRPPLVRLAAATSVRVARNGELSLTATASDPDGDTLSYLWGGTAGTYVSSGTAQTTARWRAPDFDTTASVSVEVADGRGGRSHAVLGVTVGAGGTNRAPAASILASGTRVEYATGVRLTAQVSDPDGDAVNCVWRADRGSLQVSTGTTTVWTSPSTSGAATITLTAGDSRGASTTATLTISVLAPNSAPSLAISATGTSFLPNTGVTLTAQGSDVDGDPLSYAWAASGGTLSATNGPSVLWRAPSSAGVATITCLANDGRGGLASATRVFSISASPNNAPAISVSSSRVVTAEGVNVSVLATGYDADGDALSYRWTATGGTFADGASARTSWVPGAGSQTYTLACEARDGRGSAATATIQVRVMETARLDVGEVRHVGLAGGGREVALTTPSGQGKFGVLVYSLDRTGADHSFDVNGGGTVLPSVSAAPAFSVIQSGVPTGQAAIDAVMRRKAAESPYRLSATTGVRPAIRASEANVGDVHTFKVYSPSGYQARSARLAVIGAKCKIFIDQNEFNGYSPADVTDAMMTEFASKFDARIFSFINDNYGSPSNLSGDGKVTILFTPLVNAFGAAGFFDPKDLMPADPNSNGRDMFNMWVFKSGAGYSVDWWKEATTQTLVHEFQHLVNTWAHIQNNVGEEADWLNEGLSVGAEVRYANAPDPRFEPYAEIPERLPLTVWPNDATVANYGCAGLFAHHLYERLGGAAIRAMVQSTSNGTANVEAHSGGKPFDQLFREWGAAMYRNNKGLTGMATDYQMDVALDGLKKAQKNFGSGFSGSVCGTAWRFIEYLPPTGYADQFTTVRISDPGNGNIAFSIVRIQN; encoded by the coding sequence ATGCAACAATACAGACGGATTGCTCTCGCCGCGGCGCTCGGAGCGGTTCTGCTCAGTTTCGGATGTGGAGGGGGCGTCGGCGACGATCCGTTCGGCCAGGCACTCAACGGCTCGACGGGCGTGGTTTCGGGCCGCGTTCTCGACAACGGGCTGATCGCCTCCGGCAGGGTCGCGGCGGCGGCCCCCACGGGCCAGCCGCTGTCCGGCGCGTCCGTCTGGATCGAGGAACTGCCCGACCGCAGCGCCGTCTCGTCATCGGACGGCAGGTTCACGATCGACAACCTGCCGGTCGGAACCACGTATCATCTGATCGTGAGACATAATGATATATCGAAAGGTATATTCAGATCCCGTTCCGAAGGCATCACCTTGAGCGATCAGCAGCGCGAACGCCAGCTCGATCTCGGAATCCGGCGGGCGGACCGCGCCGTCACGATGATCGTCCGGGATTCGGAAGGAAACCCGATGACCGGCGGCACGGTTACCTTCTGGGGCGAGACGCAGACCGCCGATTCCCAGGGCCGCGTGACGGTGCAGATGCCGGCGGACACATCGCTCGACATCCTCGCCGCCGCACCCGGCAAAGAGCCGGTCACCGTTCCGGTCACCTTCGAGGCCAATTCCCAGGGGGAAATCGCCATCGGCCTGCAAACGACGGGAAGCGTCAACAGGCCGCCCCTCGTCCGCCTCGCCGCCGCAACCTCCGTCCGGGTCGCGCGAAACGGCGAACTTTCGCTGACCGCGACGGCATCCGATCCCGACGGCGACACGCTCTCCTACCTCTGGGGAGGCACCGCGGGAACGTACGTGTCCTCCGGCACGGCGCAGACGACCGCCCGATGGCGGGCCCCGGACTTCGATACGACGGCTTCCGTCTCGGTCGAAGTCGCGGACGGCCGCGGGGGGCGTTCCCATGCCGTTCTCGGCGTGACCGTCGGCGCGGGCGGGACGAACCGGGCGCCCGCGGCCTCGATTCTCGCATCGGGCACGCGCGTCGAGTATGCGACGGGCGTCCGGCTCACGGCCCAGGTCAGCGATCCCGACGGCGACGCCGTGAACTGCGTCTGGCGGGCGGACCGCGGATCCCTCCAGGTTTCGACCGGCACGACCACCGTCTGGACGTCGCCTTCGACGTCCGGAGCCGCGACGATCACCCTGACGGCCGGCGATTCCCGCGGCGCATCGACGACGGCGACGCTCACGATCAGCGTTCTCGCGCCGAATTCGGCTCCGTCCCTTGCCATTTCAGCCACCGGAACGAGTTTTCTCCCCAACACGGGCGTGACCCTGACGGCGCAGGGAAGCGACGTCGATGGCGACCCGCTTTCCTATGCCTGGGCGGCGAGCGGCGGCACGCTGTCGGCGACGAACGGGCCGTCCGTTCTCTGGCGCGCTCCCTCGTCGGCAGGCGTTGCCACGATCACGTGCCTTGCGAACGACGGCCGCGGCGGCCTGGCGAGCGCCACACGCGTTTTCAGCATCTCGGCGAGCCCGAACAATGCCCCGGCGATCTCGGTTTCCTCCTCGCGGGTGGTGACGGCCGAAGGTGTGAACGTCTCGGTTCTTGCCACGGGATACGATGCCGATGGCGACGCGTTGTCCTATCGCTGGACGGCGACCGGTGGCACGTTTGCAGACGGCGCCTCCGCCCGGACGTCCTGGGTTCCCGGCGCCGGTTCGCAGACCTACACGCTTGCTTGCGAAGCCCGGGACGGCCGGGGAAGCGCCGCCACGGCGACGATCCAGGTCCGCGTGATGGAAACCGCGCGGCTCGACGTCGGCGAGGTGCGCCACGTCGGGCTTGCCGGCGGCGGCCGCGAGGTGGCGCTGACGACGCCGTCCGGCCAGGGAAAATTCGGCGTCCTGGTCTACTCGCTCGATCGAACCGGCGCGGACCATTCTTTCGACGTCAACGGGGGCGGAACGGTCCTTCCATCCGTTTCCGCGGCGCCGGCGTTCTCGGTCATCCAGTCCGGCGTTCCGACAGGCCAGGCCGCGATCGACGCCGTGATGCGCCGCAAGGCGGCCGAGAGCCCGTATCGCCTTTCCGCGACGACGGGAGTCAGGCCGGCCATCCGCGCCAGCGAGGCGAACGTCGGCGACGTCCACACGTTCAAGGTCTACTCGCCATCGGGATACCAGGCGCGATCGGCCCGACTGGCCGTCATCGGCGCGAAGTGCAAGATTTTCATCGACCAGAACGAGTTCAACGGCTATTCCCCCGCCGACGTCACCGATGCGATGATGACCGAGTTCGCCAGCAAGTTCGACGCCCGGATCTTTTCGTTCATCAATGACAACTACGGCTCTCCCTCGAACCTGAGCGGAGACGGCAAGGTCACGATTCTCTTCACGCCGCTCGTGAACGCGTTCGGTGCGGCCGGTTTCTTCGACCCGAAGGACCTGATGCCGGCCGATCCCAATTCGAACGGCCGCGACATGTTCAATATGTGGGTTTTCAAGTCCGGCGCCGGGTACTCCGTCGACTGGTGGAAAGAGGCGACGACCCAGACTCTGGTGCACGAGTTCCAGCACCTGGTCAACACCTGGGCCCATATCCAGAACAACGTCGGCGAGGAAGCCGACTGGCTGAACGAGGGGCTGAGCGTGGGTGCCGAAGTGCGGTATGCGAACGCCCCGGATCCCCGCTTCGAACCCTATGCGGAAATCCCCGAACGTCTGCCGTTGACGGTCTGGCCGAATGACGCCACGGTCGCAAACTACGGCTGCGCGGGCCTGTTCGCTCATCACCTGTATGAACGTCTCGGTGGTGCCGCGATCCGCGCCATGGTCCAGTCCACCTCGAACGGCACGGCGAACGTCGAGGCCCATTCCGGCGGAAAGCCGTTCGACCAGCTTTTCCGGGAGTGGGGCGCGGCGATGTACCGCAACAACAAGGGCCTGACCGGCATGGCGACGGATTACCAGATGGATGTCGCCCTCGACGGGCTGAAAAAGGCGCAGAAGAATTTCGGAAGCGGTTTCAGCGGAAGCGTCTGCGGCACGGCCTGGCGGTTCATCGAGTATCTCCCGCCGACCGGATACGCCGACCAGTTCACGACCGTCAGGATTTCCGATCCAGGAAACGGAAATATAGCTTTCTCTATCGTTCGTATCCAGAATTAG